A window of Nonomuraea angiospora genomic DNA:
CCGCGGGTGGAGAACAGCCGCACCGCCTCGTCGATGAGCCGCTGCCGGGTGACCCCCGGGGTCGATCTCGCCATAGTGAGAGAGTACTCTCTTTCTATGCGAGTGTTCATCACGGGCGGCACCGGCGCGATCGGCCGCCACACGGTCCCTGCCCTGCTCGCCGCGGGGCACACGGTGACCGCTCTGGCCCGCACGCCGGGGAAGGCGGCCGCCCTCAGCAGCCAGGGCGCCACCCCCGTCACGGTGTCGCTGTTCGACCGCGAGGCGCTGACCTCGGCCTTCGCCGGCCACGACGCGGTGGTCAACCTGGCCAGCGCGATCCCGCCGATGAGCAGGTTCATGAGCGCCAGCGCCCAGCGCCGGAACAACCGGGTACGGACCGAGGGCTCGGCCGCCGTCGTGGACGCCGCGCTGGCCGCCGGTGTCGGCCGGGTCGTCCAGGAGTCGGTCAGCATGGTCTACCGCGACCAGGGCGCGCGCTGGATCGACGAGGACGCGCCCGTCGATCACTACCCGATGACCCGCGGCAACTTCGCCGCCGAGTCGGGCGCGCACCGCTTCGGCCGGGAGGGCGGCGGCGCGGGCGTGGTGCTGCGGTTCGGCTGGTTCTACGGGCCCGAGGCCGCGCACAGCGAGGAGATGTACGCCCAGGCCCGCCACCACGTCGGCATGGTGCTCGGCCGCCCAGACGGCTACGTCTCCTCCATCCATCTGACCGACGCCGCCGAAGCCGTCGTCGCCGCGCTCGGGGCGCCTGCGGGCACGTACAACGTCGTCGACGACGAGCCGTTGACCAAACGGGAGTACGCCCACACGCTCGCCCGCGCCGCCGCCACCCGCCTGTGGCTCAGCGTCCCCGGCCGCGCCGCCTATCTCTTCGGCCACCGCCTCACCTCGCTGACCCGCTCGCTCAGGGTGAGCAACGCCCGCTTCCGCGCGGCCACGGGCTGGGCCCCGCGCTACCCCAGCGCCCGCGAGGGCTGGCCGGCCACCGCCGCGGTCCTCACCGCCTGACGCGGCTGGATGCCCGCCGGCCGTCTGGGGCGGGGTGTCGTCAGCGGGCCGGGGTCCGGGGGCGGTTCCACCAG
This region includes:
- a CDS encoding NAD-dependent epimerase/dehydratase family protein: MRVFITGGTGAIGRHTVPALLAAGHTVTALARTPGKAAALSSQGATPVTVSLFDREALTSAFAGHDAVVNLASAIPPMSRFMSASAQRRNNRVRTEGSAAVVDAALAAGVGRVVQESVSMVYRDQGARWIDEDAPVDHYPMTRGNFAAESGAHRFGREGGGAGVVLRFGWFYGPEAAHSEEMYAQARHHVGMVLGRPDGYVSSIHLTDAAEAVVAALGAPAGTYNVVDDEPLTKREYAHTLARAAATRLWLSVPGRAAYLFGHRLTSLTRSLRVSNARFRAATGWAPRYPSAREGWPATAAVLTA